A segment of the Vagococcus hydrophili genome:
AAGTTTTCAACTGCACCACTTGTTAAAGAAGCAATTCCTTTAATAGCTTCTTCGCTTAGAATTTGATTAGGCTTTAATTTTAAAATAATTGAAGCACTTGATTCCTTATTTTTATCTTCAAAAATACTTTTATCTGGTGTAACTAACATCACTTTTGCTTCTTTTACAGCTTCTAAAGACTCTATCGATCTTTGAAGTTCCCCCGTAACAGCTCGTTGATACATGATTTTTCGATCTTCATCTGTTGTCATCATGTTTTTTTCATCAAAAATTTCAAATCCAGTTGATTTATTGGGTAGCTGGTTATCCATAGCTAATTCAATTCTTGTTTTATCAATCGAATTACTTTCAACTAGGACCTTACTTCCTTTATCTTCAAGCTTATATTTAACACCACGCTCATCAAGGTTTTTAACTATATTTCCTGAATCAGCATCAGATAGATCTGAAAATAAAACAGAATAATTGGTTTTATTTTTTAAATAAGTGGAAAATATAATAACTGCTATTAAACTAACTATCCCAAGTGAAATACTAATTTTTCCAATTCTACCCAAATTTTTCCATTTTTCGATGAGAGTGTCTTTAACTTCGTGTACCTTTTCCATGTACTAAATCATTCTCCTTCGCCAATCAATTAAAACTGCATATTTTTAACTTCGTTATATGCCTCGACACATTTATTTCTAACTTGAACGGCAGTTTGAAGAACAAGTTGTGATTTATTCATATCAATCATCGCAGTATGGATATTGTCTAAATCACCTGATATTAATTTAGGAATATTATTACTACTACTAGCTAATTCAGTATCAACTTTATCAATTGCCTGACCTAAAACACTCGAAAACTCTTGCTCGTTATTTTCTTGATTATTTTGTGGTTGTTTTTGAAAGACATTTCCTGAATCCATTCGATTTTTTAATTCTTCTCGATAATTTGAAATCTCATTAAAATTATTTGTTATCATATTCATCCAGTTTCACTCCTTTAATCTTTCGAAATCTCTAAAGCCTTTTTCATTAAATTTTTGCTTGATTCAAAGGCTGCAGTATTCGCTTCATATGTCCTTAATGTATTCATCATGTTTAACATCTCATCACTCAAATTTACATTTGGTAATTCTAAGTAGCCAGCTTCATCAGCATCAGGATGTTCTGGTTGATAAACCGTTCGAACATCTTCATCTACACGTATACCGGTTGTTTTAACACCAAAACTTTTATTTCCTTTGTCTGATTCTTTCTTCAAGCTTTCTTGAAAAGTGACCGTTTTTCGTTTATATGGTCCTCCCTCTTCCGTTCTGGTTGTATTCACATTAGCTATGTTAGTTGAAATTGTATCTAGTTTCATACGTTCTAACGTCAACCCGCTTGAATTAATATTAAATGAATCAAATACTCCCATGCTTTATCCCTCCATTTTTTATTTAAAATCAACTAGTGATTTATAACATAATTTAACTGAGACAGTTCGTGATTAACCTGTCTTTGTAAAGAACTATAGTAAAGTTCATTCACTGCTTTTTCAGTCATTTCGTAATCCAAATCAACATTATTGCCGTTATCTTTTACTGACGTATTGTTTCTTCGAACTACTTCTGGCTCTAAATTATTTAATCCCCCATTAATAGACAAGTGATTACTATGAGTTTTATTTAAATCAATTTCATAATCAGCATTCGCTTTTCTTAATTTCTCTTCAAATGAAACTCTTTCCACTTTATATCCTGGGGTATTAATATTCGAAATATTCGTTGAAATTGTTTTTTGTCTCAAGTCGGAAGCGTCCATCGCTTGATTCAAAAAATTTAAACTCTGAAAAACCATATTATTTTCCTCCTATTTTTATGAAAACCATCGTTATTTTACGTTAATATTTTTCTCTAACAATATTAATAAAAAACAAAAACATTTTTTCACATGGAAATATCAATTTTAAAATAACTGTTTTTTTGTTTTGTTAAGTTATAAAAACTAGTTATATAACTACCAACAATAAAATAGTACGTTAACTGAAAAAAACGTTATTAAATCATTGTCGTTTTTTATTAAACAAAAAACTAACTGATAGAAAAAACACTATTTAAGTTGTTAATGTCAATTAAATTATTTATCTATTATCTTTCTAAATAGCTATTTCACTATAAATGAAAAATAAAGAAAATTCAATACCTAATCTACTTAAAAAAATTAAAAAATGATAATTGTTTTCTAATTTGATTATTATTTAATTATCTATTAATTTTTTTAAAAACATACCGATAAATATAAATGTAGTGTTTTTTTATATGTTTATTTAATAGTATAAAAATACGCAATAGTTATAAAGACAGCGTTTTAAAAAAACAAAGAAGTTAAGGTTAGGTGGAAAATGATGGATATATTTTTATTATTAGGTGTTATTGCAGGAGCTTTATCTGTTGTCGTAGGGATGATTGTTAAGGGAGCTGATCCGACAGTTTTACTTAATCCCGCAGCTATTATTATTATTGGAGTTGGAACTCTGGCAGCGTTAAACAATTCTTTTCCTCGAGAAGATATAAAAAAGTTGCCTAAAGTCTTAGGTGTCTTATTCAAAAATAAAAAACAAACGCCTCCCAAAGAATTAGTTAACACCATTATGCTACTAGCACAAAAAGCTAGACAAGAAGGAATACTTGCTTTAGAGAGCACTGTCGATAGCTTAGAAGATCCTTTTTTAAAAAATGGCATGCAAATGGTAGTCGACGGAGTTAATGTGGATCAAATTGAAGAAATTTTGAATAATGAAATTTCTTCTTTAGAGGCACGCCATCATACAGGTGCTTCGATGTTTAAAACTGCTGGTAGTGCATCACCTACTTTAGGCGTACTTGGTGCGGTTATCGGTTTAATTGGTGCCTTAGGGGATTTAAACGATGTGGATGCTCTTGGTCATATGATTTCAGCTGCCTTTGTAGCAACTCTCTACGGAATATTTTTCGGATATGTTATCTTGATTCCTTTTGCTTCTCGCTTAAATCGAAAAACAGAAGAAGAAGTTAAAAATATGCTTATTACATTAGAGGGTGTTCTTGCTATTCAAGCAGGACATAATCCAAACACCATTGAAAAGAAATTGAATGGTATGTTATCTCCACAAGAGAAAACAGCAACTGAATAAATCGGATCAATAAGAAAGTTGGGTTAAAATAGCATGAAAAAAAGACCTAAAAAACATGAAGAACACGTAGATGAAGGTTGGTTATTACCTTATTCAGATATGTTAACATTACTATTAGCACTTTTCATCGTTATGTTTGCCATGGCAAAAACAGATGATGGTCGCTTAGATGAATTAAGTAATGAATTCAGTGTAATTTTATCTGGAAAAAGTAACGGAAGTGACAATGGAATACTACCTGGTCAACGAAAAAAAACACCAGCAGAAGACAAAAATGGAAAAACGGAAAAAAAGAGTGAGAGCAAAAAAATAATAGATACTCCAAAAAAAGCCGAAACAGATGAAGAGAAAAAGATGCAAGCTGCTGGTGATTCAATTAAAGATGAATTATCAAAATCTGGACACGCAGAGGATATTGATGTTGATTTAGAACAAGATGGTTTAAGGATAGCCATTAAAAGTGGACTTTTATTCACTCCTGGTAGTGCTGATATCACAGGAGATGTTGAGGATGTTGTCCAAAAAGTTGCAGAATCTCTTAAGGGATTAGATAATGATTTGATTATTGCTGGATACACCGATAACGTTCCCAGTAACACACCTGAGTTCCCATCAAACTGGGAATTGAGTTCTGCTCGTGCCATGACTGTTATGAAGTTACTTGTGAAACATAACGGTATCACAGAAGACCGCGTTTCTGTTCAAGCATATGGGGAATTCAAACCAAAAGTACCAAATAATAATGATGAAAACCGAGCAAAAAATAGGCGTGTAGAAATTTTTATTATAAAAAAAGATAAATAAAAAAAGAATGATCCTTGGATCATTCTTTTTTGTTGCTTGAGAGCTCAAAAAAACAGTTCTAAATGAATAGAACTGTTCCCTTAATTATTTTACAGCGTCTTTTAAAGCTTTACCTGGTTTGAATGCAGGGACTTTACTTGCTGCGATTTGGATTTCTTCTCCAGTTTGTGGGTTGCGACCTTTACGGGCAGCTCTTTCACGTACTTCAAAGTTACCAAAACCGATTAATTGAACTTTTTCGCCTTCAGCTAAAAATTCTTGAATTGAAGCAAATACAGCATCTACTGATGAAGTTGCGTCTTTTTTAGTTAAACCAGTTGCCTCAGCAACTTTTTCGATTAATTCTGCTTTGTTAGCCATGTTTCTATTTCACCTCCTTATAAAGGAAATTGATGGTTAATTTGAACATCATATTTTAGGCAGTCACTTTTGAGTGGTCCAAAAGTAACAGTTTGAAATATTCAAAATAATATTTCTTAAACAAAGATACCATAAGAATCAAGTGATAGCAATGCTTTTAGCCCTATTATTACTATTTTTTTGAATTCAATCGATTAATCTTGAAATTAAAATACATCTATGCTAAAATGCATTTTTTATTTTCTGCGTCTTGCAATGACGCGGATTGGTGTCCCTTCAAACTCGAACGCTTTACGAATTTGATTTTCTAAAAATCGAGCATAAGAGAAATGCATCAACTCTTCTTCATTAACAAAGATAACAAAAGTTGGTGGTTTAATTGCCACTTGAGTTGCATAAAAAATCTTCAATCGTTTTCCTTTATCAGTTGGTGTTGGGTTGATGGCTACAGCATCCATAATAACATCGTTTAATACGGCTGATGGGATTCTTAAGGTTTGATTTTGACTAACTCTCTCAATCATCTCTGGTAATGTGTGAAGACGTTGTTTTGTTTTAGCAGAAACATAGGCAATCGGAGCATAATCTAAGTATTTAAACTCTGTTCTGATATCCTCTTCAAACTCTTTCATCGTATGATTATCTTTCTCTAACGTATCCCATTTGTTTACAAGGATAATAATCGCTTTACCTGCCTCATGAGCAAATCCTGCAATTCGTTTGTCATACTCTCTGATACCTTCTTCAGCATTTAAAACCACTAATACTACGTCAGAACGATCAATCGCTCGTAAAGCTCTCATGGCACTATATTTTTCAGTACTCTCGTAAACTTTTCCTTTTTTACGCATACCAGCAGTATCAATCATCTCAAATTTTTGACCTTCTGGAGAGACAAATGACGTGTCAATCGCATCTCTTGTTGTTCCAGCAACATCTGAAACAATCACACGGTCTTCACCAAGAATTGCATTGATCAATGATGATTTCCCTACATTTGGGCGTCCAATTAAACTGAAACGGATAGTATCGTCTTCTTCAGCTTCTGGAACCATTTTTAGATGCTCACAAACTTTATCTAAGGCATCTCCTAATCCGATTCCGTGACTCCCTGAAACTGGCATTGGATCTCCTAATCCTAATGCGTAAAATTCATAAATATCATTTCTCATTTCAGGATTGTCTACTTTATTGACAACTAATACAACTGGTTTATCACTTTTATAAAGAATTCTTGAAACGTATTCGTCAGCATCAGTGATACCTTCTCTTCCACTAACAACTAACATGATAACATCGGCTTCTTCAATGGCAATTTCTGCTTGATGCTTGATTTGATCCATAAATGGCTCATCACTCATCTCGATACCACCTGTATCAATAATACTAAATTCTCTTCCTAACCAATCGCCATGGGCATAAATACGATCTCTGGTTACTCCTGGAATGTCCTCAACGATCGATATTCTTTCTCCAGCTATACGGTTAAATAATGTGGATTTTCCTACGTTGGGTCTTCCTACTATTGCTAATGTTGGGTTTGCCATATTGGCCACCTCCTATATTCTTTACATTATACTATATCCTTATAAAGTTTATCCGATAGCGAACTTCCTTGCAAGTAAAACATTCAAAAATTAAAAAAGAGATTAACTATTTAAAGTTAATCTCTGAAATATTTTGTTTTATTCGGTTAAATCTTTACCAATTACGTCTCCTAGAGTAAAACCTGTTGATTCTTCTGGCATAACGTAAACTTCTGCAACCACTTCTTCTTCTTTTTCTTCTAAAGCTTTAATACTCAAGCCGATTCGTTTATTTTCTTCACTCACGTCAAGAACTTTAACTGTTACTTTTTGACCTTCTTCAAGAGCTTCATGAGGTGTTGCAATATGTTTATGAGAAATTTGAGAAATATGAACTAATCCCTCAACTCCTGGTAAAACTTCTACAAAGGCTCCGAATGAAGTTAGACGATTTACAGTACCTTCTAGAACACTATCAACAGCAGCTCGCTCAGCAATATTTTCCCAAGGTCCAGCTTCTGTTTCTTTAATAGATAGTGAAATGCGATCTTTTTCAGGATCAATACTTAACACTTTCACGCTAACTTCTTGTCCCACTTCTAGCACGTCTTCTGGTTTATCCACATGTGCGTGAGAAATCTCAGAAACATGGACTAAACCATCCACGCCACCTAAATCAATGAAGGCACCAAAATTAGTTAATCTTGCTACTTTTCCTTCAATGATATCTCCAGCTAAGATTTTACCTAGTAATTCTTTTTTAGCCACTTCTTTTTCTAGTTCAACAATCGCTCTATGAGAGAGAATTAGGCGATTTTCTGATGGTTCGATTTCAATAATTTTATAAGCTAATGTTTTACCTTTATAATCAGTAAAATCAGAAACAAAATGATCTTCTACCATTGAGGCAGGAACGAATCCACGAACACCTGCATCAACAACTAATCCACCCTTAACAACATCTGTTACTGGTGCTTCAATTGTTTTGCCTTCTTTAAATGCTTCTTCAATATCTTCCCAAACTTTTTTAGCATCTACGCGTCGTTTTGACAACAAGTAGCTACCATTTTCTTTGTCTTTTCCGATCTCAGAAATGACCACTAAATCAATAATGTCACCAATATTAACAACATCTGTTACGTTTTCTACAGCTAGAGTTGATAATTCTTTTAACGGAATAACACCCTCTACACCTGCGCCAATAATTCCAACAATTGCTTGTTTG
Coding sequences within it:
- the fliE gene encoding flagellar hook-basal body complex protein FliE, translating into MNMITNNFNEISNYREELKNRMDSGNVFQKQPQNNQENNEQEFSSVLGQAIDKVDTELASSSNNIPKLISGDLDNIHTAMIDMNKSQLVLQTAVQVRNKCVEAYNEVKNMQF
- the flgC gene encoding flagellar basal body rod protein FlgC; the encoded protein is MGVFDSFNINSSGLTLERMKLDTISTNIANVNTTRTEEGGPYKRKTVTFQESLKKESDKGNKSFGVKTTGIRVDEDVRTVYQPEHPDADEAGYLELPNVNLSDEMLNMMNTLRTYEANTAAFESSKNLMKKALEISKD
- the flgB gene encoding flagellar basal body rod protein FlgB, with the translated sequence MVFQSLNFLNQAMDASDLRQKTISTNISNINTPGYKVERVSFEEKLRKANADYEIDLNKTHSNHLSINGGLNNLEPEVVRRNNTSVKDNGNNVDLDYEMTEKAVNELYYSSLQRQVNHELSQLNYVINH
- the motA gene encoding flagellar motor stator protein MotA, whose protein sequence is MDIFLLLGVIAGALSVVVGMIVKGADPTVLLNPAAIIIIGVGTLAALNNSFPREDIKKLPKVLGVLFKNKKQTPPKELVNTIMLLAQKARQEGILALESTVDSLEDPFLKNGMQMVVDGVNVDQIEEILNNEISSLEARHHTGASMFKTAGSASPTLGVLGAVIGLIGALGDLNDVDALGHMISAAFVATLYGIFFGYVILIPFASRLNRKTEEEVKNMLITLEGVLAIQAGHNPNTIEKKLNGMLSPQEKTATE
- a CDS encoding OmpA/MotB family protein, whose translation is MKKRPKKHEEHVDEGWLLPYSDMLTLLLALFIVMFAMAKTDDGRLDELSNEFSVILSGKSNGSDNGILPGQRKKTPAEDKNGKTEKKSESKKIIDTPKKAETDEEKKMQAAGDSIKDELSKSGHAEDIDVDLEQDGLRIAIKSGLLFTPGSADITGDVEDVVQKVAESLKGLDNDLIIAGYTDNVPSNTPEFPSNWELSSARAMTVMKLLVKHNGITEDRVSVQAYGEFKPKVPNNNDENRAKNRRVEIFIIKKDK
- a CDS encoding HU family DNA-binding protein translates to MANKAELIEKVAEATGLTKKDATSSVDAVFASIQEFLAEGEKVQLIGFGNFEVRERAARKGRNPQTGEEIQIAASKVPAFKPGKALKDAVK
- the der gene encoding ribosome biogenesis GTPase Der, which translates into the protein MANPTLAIVGRPNVGKSTLFNRIAGERISIVEDIPGVTRDRIYAHGDWLGREFSIIDTGGIEMSDEPFMDQIKHQAEIAIEEADVIMLVVSGREGITDADEYVSRILYKSDKPVVLVVNKVDNPEMRNDIYEFYALGLGDPMPVSGSHGIGLGDALDKVCEHLKMVPEAEEDDTIRFSLIGRPNVGKSSLINAILGEDRVIVSDVAGTTRDAIDTSFVSPEGQKFEMIDTAGMRKKGKVYESTEKYSAMRALRAIDRSDVVLVVLNAEEGIREYDKRIAGFAHEAGKAIIILVNKWDTLEKDNHTMKEFEEDIRTEFKYLDYAPIAYVSAKTKQRLHTLPEMIERVSQNQTLRIPSAVLNDVIMDAVAINPTPTDKGKRLKIFYATQVAIKPPTFVIFVNEEELMHFSYARFLENQIRKAFEFEGTPIRVIARRRK
- the rpsA gene encoding 30S ribosomal protein S1: MTEQTNETMLNAMASVQEVKVGDLVKGEILSVDDSKQAIVGIIGAGVEGVIPLKELSTLAVENVTDVVNIGDIIDLVVISEIGKDKENGSYLLSKRRVDAKKVWEDIEEAFKEGKTIEAPVTDVVKGGLVVDAGVRGFVPASMVEDHFVSDFTDYKGKTLAYKIIEIEPSENRLILSHRAIVELEKEVAKKELLGKILAGDIIEGKVARLTNFGAFIDLGGVDGLVHVSEISHAHVDKPEDVLEVGQEVSVKVLSIDPEKDRISLSIKETEAGPWENIAERAAVDSVLEGTVNRLTSFGAFVEVLPGVEGLVHISQISHKHIATPHEALEEGQKVTVKVLDVSEENKRIGLSIKALEEKEEEVVAEVYVMPEESTGFTLGDVIGKDLTE